Genomic segment of Streptomyces zhihengii:
TGAGCGGCCCGCGGACGCTGCGTGAATTCGCCGAGACCACCTGGGCGTTCGGCGAGCGGCCGTTCCTCGTCGCGGAGAGCGGGACCCTCACGTACGGGGAGTTCTTCGCCGCGGCGAGCGCCCTCGCGTGCCGGTTCACCGAGGAGTACGGCTTGGTGCCCGGCGACCGCGTCGCCATCGCCATGCGCAACCACCCCGAGTGGCAGATCGCCTTCTGGGCAGCCCAGTTGGCGGGGGTCGTCGCCGTCCCCCTCAACGCATGGTGGACCGAGCCGGAACTGACGTACGCGCTGGACGACTGCACGCCCCGGCTGCTGCTCGTCGACGGGGAGCGCCTGCCGCGGATGGACGCCTGGCGGCGGCGCAGGGGCGCGCGCTGCGTCGTCTTCCACGGCGACGGGCCGCGGGCCGAAGGGGTGGAGCGCTACGAGGACTTCCCGGCGCCCGATCCGTACGCCGCGCCGCCCGCCGTGGACGTCGCCCCCGAGGCGGACGCCACGATCATCTACACCTCCGGCACCACGGGCCGCCCCAAGGGCGCCGTCGCCACCCAGCTCGCGCAGGCCGGCGCCACCGTCCACCCGCGGTTCCACGCCACCGCCGCGGCCCTCGCGCGCGGCGCCGTCCCCGGGCAGGGCCCGAGCCCGGTCACCCTGATGACGTTCCCGTTCTTCCACGTCGCCGCGTTCACCACGCTCTACGCGATGATGGGCGTCGGCGGCACGCTCGTCCTGATGCGGCGCTGGGACGCCGAGCGGGCCCTCGCCCTCGTCGAGGAGCACCGGGTCACCCACTACTCCGGGGTGCCGGCCACCGCCCTCCAACTGCTCGACGCCGCCCGGCGGACGGGGGCGGGCCTGGAGACGCTGACCCATCTCAACACCGGCGGCGCCGCGCCCCCGCCGGACCTCGTGGGGCGGCTGACCGCCGCGTACGGACGGCGGATCGAACCGCGCAACGGCTACGGGCTCACCGAGACCAGCGGCGGGATGCTCGCCGCATCCGGCGACGGCTACCGCGCCGACCCCGGCGGCGTCGGCCGTCCCGCGCCCGCCGTGGAGACCCGTGTCGCCGGACCCTCGGGCGAGGCCCTGCCCGAGGGCGAGGTCGGCGAGCTGTGGATCCGTGGCCAGGGCGTCGTCCGCGGCTACTGGCGCGACCCGGCCGCGAGCGCCGCGGCGTTCCACGAGGGCTGGTTCAGGACCGGGGATCTGGCCACGGCCCGCGACGGGCGGATCAGCATCGTCGACCGGCTGACGGACATGATCGTCCGCGGCGGCGAGAACGTGTACTGCGTCGAGGTCGAGGCGGCCCTGCACGGGCACCCCGACGTCGACGACTGCGCGGTGCTGGGCATGCCGCATCCGGAGCTGGGCGAGGAGGTGGCGGCCGTGGTCCGGCTGCGACCGGGCGCCACGGCGGGTCCCGGGGACCTGCGCGAGCACGTCGGCGCGGTGCTCGCGGCGTTCAAGGTGCCGGCGCACGTGGTGCTGCGCGACGAGCCGCTGCCCCGCAACGCCACGGGCAAGATCCTCAAGCGGGAGCTGCGGGACGGTTTCGTGGCACAGCGCGTGGACGGCTGACCGGTTCAGGAGCGGGTGACCCGCACCCGGTAGGTGCCCTCGTCCTCGCCGACGACGAGGACGCGCACGCCGTTCTTCTTGTCGGTGAAGGTCTCGCCGGGCCGGAACGGCGCGTCGGACAGCTCGGCGTGGACGTTGGGGCTGCGGGTGCAGCCGCCGCTGTCGGGCTGGCTGTCCTCGACGGTCACCGGGCCCTGGCCGGTGTCCACGTTGCTGCGGACGTGGTAGATCAGCACGCCCGGCTCGCAGACGGCGTCGTCGTTGCCCTCACGGGTGCGCACCTCGATCGCGTAGCCGGCGTCCTCGCCCAGCGGCACGATCGCCATCTTGGAGCCGCCGGAGACGGCGAGCGGGGTGAGCGCGTACTCGGTGGTGCCCGGTGCGGCGGCGCAGCGGATCTGGTCGTTGTCCAGCCAGCCCAGCTTCCACTTGTGCCAGCCGAGCAGGTCGTTGTTGGCCCCCCAGTCCTCGGACATGATGTCCCAGTGGCCGACGGCGCCGCCGCCCTGCGCCGTGTAGAGGTCGGGCAGCCCGAAGACATGGCCGTTCTCGTGCGGCAGGACGCGGTAGCCGGTCTCCTCGTACGATCCGGAGCCGTCGTCCTGGCGGCTGTACACGAAGGACGTGTTGGCCAGCGGCACCCCGTCCGCGTGCGGCGCCTCGTCGTTGCCGGAGAAGGTCACGGAGAGCACGGTGTCCAGCGCGGAGGGGCCGGCGTTCGGGGTGACGATCACGTTGACGAGGTCGTACGCACTGAAATCGACCTCGGCGTCGGCGACCTCGACCAGGTCCTCGACGAGTGCCCGGTAGCCGGGCTCGTAGGGGGAGCCGCGGTCGAGGCCGTACTCCGCGAACGGCTTCGGCATCCGCAGCCAGTCGCCGACCGGGGCGTGGGGGCGATAGGCGAGCCGGCCGTACGAACTGGTCCTGAACCACTCCGAGGTCTGCGGGAAGAACTCGGCGAGCCGGTCCAGCGCCGCGCCCTCGCCCTCCGCGTCGGAGAAGTCGATCATCAGGTTGAGGGCGCTGACCTCGCCGGTCGAGCGGGTGTACCCGGCGGGGGTGGGGAGGCCCTCCGACATCTGCACGCCCAGGACCGAGGCGATGCGGCACGGGCCGAGCCCGGTGGTGTCCGGAGCGGCGACCGGGCCCGCCGACGCCCGGGTGGAGACGGGGAGCGTCGCGCTCGCCGTGGTGAGCCCCGCGAGCGCGAGCGCGGCGAGGGCGGCGAGGGGGCCGAGGCGGGACCGGCGGCCGTTCCGGCTGCGTATCCGGTGGCGGGGCTGCTGCATGCGTTCGCCTTCGGGGCCGCGGCAGCAGGCCGGACCCTGGCTGCGCTCTGTCGATCAGCCTCAGTCGGGCGGGTGCGCGGCGCGCGCCGGGTGGTCCGATCGGGGAGTCTTCGGGGCGCGGGGGATTGAGAAGCGCGAGAGTGACGCAGGTCACATCGAGCTCGGGAAATAACCGGGGATCGTTTCCCCGTTTGCACCCCTGTCCCCCGCGAAACGGGGATGGGCTCCCCGCTTACGGGGCGGCCCCGCACACGCACCCGGCGCACCCGCCGGAGTACGACCGGAAGGATGTGGAGCCGTGGGTACCGCCGCCACCGAGACGCCCCGCGTACCGCGACCGAGGGCCGACGCCCTGCGGAACCGTGAGCGGATCGTGTCGGCCGCGCGCGAGATGTTCGTCGAGTTCGGACCGGAGGTCCCGCTGGACGAGATCGCACGCCGCGCCGGCGTCGGCAACGCCACGCTCTACCGTCACTTCCCCGACCGGCAGGTCCTCGTCCGCGAGGTCGTCGTCTCCGTGATGTCCCGGACCACCGAACAGGCGGAGCGGATGACGGCCGAGGAGGCCGACCCGTTCACCGCCCTGCGGCGGTTCGTGCACATCGCGGCGGACGAGCGCGTCGGCGCGCTGTGCCCGATGCTCTCGGGCGACTTCGACGCCGACCACCCGGATCTCCACACCGGCCGCGAACGCCTCGACCAGGCGGTGCTGAGCCTCGTGGAGCGCGCGCAGTCGGCGGGCCGGATGCGCGCCGACGTGGCCGTCGGAGACCTGATGGTCGCCCTCTCCCAGCTCACCCGGCCGCTGCCGGGCACGGGCTGCCTGAGCATGGACCGATTCGTCCACCGCCATCTCCAGCTGTTCCTGGACGGACTCGAGGCGCCCGCGCGCTCCGAGCTGCCGGGCGCGGCCGCGACCCTCGAAGACCTGCGGAGCACCGCCATGACGGAGACGGAGCGCGGCTGACGCCTCGGCGGCACCGACCGCTCCCGCCGGACCGCACCCCACCCGGGCGCCCGTCCCGGCCCCTTCACCTCACCCCGCCCCGGGGCGTCCCGACGCCGTGACGCCCACCCGGCGGACTTGTTCACCGACCTTCCGCCGCGCCCTCGCGCGACCCTTTTCCGTACAGAGGTGGCCAGACCCATGCCGAAAACTCCTGACATATCACTGCCTGATCCGAGTCGCTGGAAGGCCCTGGTCTTCATCGCCCTCGCCCAGCTGATGGTCGTGCTCGACGCGACGATCGTGAACATCGCGCTGCCGACCGCCCAGCAGGACCTGGGGATCTCCGACGGGAACCGGCAGTGGGTCATCACCGCCTACGCCCTGGCCTTCGGCGGTCTGCTGCTCTTCGGCGGACGCATCGCCGACCTGTGGGGACGCAAGCGGACCTTCGTGGTCGGCCTGATCGGCTTCGCCGCCGCGTCCGCGCTCGGCGGAGCGGCCACCGGTGAGGCGATGATGCTCGGCGCCCGCGCACTCCAGGGCGCCTTCGGCGCGCTGCTCGCGCCCGCCGCGCTCTCCCTGCTCGCCGTGATGTTCACCGATGCCAAGGAGCGCGCCAAGGCGTTCGGCATCTACGGCGCGATCGCCGGTGGCGGCGGCGCCGTGGGCCTGATCCTCGGCGGCTTCCTCACCGAGTACCTGAACTGGCGCTGGACCTTCTTCGTCAACATCCCGTTCGCGATCGTCGCCGCCGTCGGCGCGTACTTCGTCATCCGGGAGCCCGCGGGCACCCGCAACCGGGCCTCGCTCGACATCCCCGGCGTCGTGCTGTCCACGCTGGGTCTGGTCGCGCTGGTCTACGGCTTCACCCGGGCCGAGTCGGCCGGCTGGTCCGACTCGCTGACGGTCGGCATGTTCGTGGCCTCGGCCGTGCTGCTGCTCGCCTTCGTCGTCACCGAGGCCAAGGTGGCCGCCCCGCTGCTGCCGCTGCGCGTCCTGACCGAGCGCAACCGCGGCGGTGTCTACCTCTCGCTGGGCCTCGCCGTCATCGCGATGTTCGGGCTGTTCCTCTTCCTGACCTTCTACCTCCAGGTCGTGAAGGAGTACTCGCCCGTGATGACGGGCTTCGCCTTCCTGCCGATGATCGTCGGCATGATCACGGGCTCCACCCAGATCGGCGCCCGGCTGATGACCCGTGTGCCGCCCCGGCTGCTGATGGCTCCGGGCTTCCTGCTCGCCGCCCTCGGCATGCTGCTCCTCACCCAGCTCGACGTGAACAGCTCCTACGCGGGCCTGATCCTGCCCGCGCAGCTCATGCTGGGCCTCGGCATGGGTACGGCGTTCATGCCGGCGATGTCGCTGGCCACGCACGGGGTGGACCCGGCCGACGCCGGAGTCGCGTCCGCCATGGTCAACACCTCGCAGCAGGTGGGCGGCGCCATCGGCACCGCGCTGCTGAACACCATCGCCGCGTCCGCCACCACCTCGTACATCGCCTCGCACGCCGCGGGCGCGAGCGACCCGAGGGTCCTGGAGCTCCAGGGCATGGTGCACGGCTTCTCGTCCGCGATCTGGTGGGCCGTCGGCATCCTGGCCGCCTCCGCCGTGATCGCCGCGACCTTCGTCAACACCGGCCGTCCGGGCGGCGGTTCGCCCGTCGCCGGCTCCGGTGCCGGTGAGGGCGCCGAGGACGAGGTCCGGATCCCGGTCGTCGCCCACTGAGGCGCGCCGGGGCCGCGGAAGGCCGCGGACCACGCCAGGGGCCCCGCACGGTGCAGACCGTGCGGGGCCCCTGGCGTCGAGGTGCGGCGCATTCCGGGGGTGCATCGCGGTTCGGCGAGGGCCGGCGAGCTGTGTCGCGGTGCCCTGCGGTGCGGTGTGGACTGTCGCGGTGCCCTGCGGTGCGGTGTGGACTGTCGCGGTGGGTGAGGCGAGGTGGGGTGCAGTCCGGCGAGGTGCCGGCGCGGTCCGTCAGCGCAGCCAGGGGAGGTCCGCGCCGGTGTCCTGGGGCTGGAGGGCCTCCGCCATCACCTGCATGATGTCGCCGAGCTGCCGGACCTGTTCGGGCGAGAGGCGGTCGAAGATCGCCTGGCGCACGGCCTCCACGTGTCCCGGCGCGGTCCGCCTGAGGACCTCGAAGCCCTCGTCGGTGAGGACCGCGTTCTGTCCCCGCCGGTCGGAGGGGCAGTCCTCGCGGCGCACCCAGCCGTTCTTCTCCAGGCGGGCGACCGCGTGCGAGAGGCGGGAGCGGGTGATCTTCGCGTCGATGGCGAGCTCGGTCATCCGGCGCCGGCGGTGCGGTGCCTGGGAGAGCTGCACCAGCAGGCCGTAGTAGACGTGCGGCATGCCCGCGTCCCGCTGCAGCTGGCGGTCGAGATGGTCCTCCAGGAGAGTGGTGGCGTGCAGGTAGGAGCGCCATACGCGCTGCTCGTCCGCGGTCAGCCAGCGCGGCTCGTCGCCGCTGCCGCCGATGGATGCCGTGTTCATGCGTCCCACTGTACGACCCCATCCTTGAATGTTGAACTAAATGGGTCTAGAGTGATTTTGAGCTTGAAAGTTCAAGTAGATTGGGAGCAGGAGCCGTCATGAATGCCACCCCCGCCGCGGAGCGCATGCCCGCCCTCTACCTCTCCCACGGCGCCCCGCCCCTCGCGGACGACCCCGTGTGGCCCGGCCAGCTCGCCGCCTGGTCGGCCGGCCTGCCCCGCCCCACCGCGATCCTGGTCGTCTCGGCGCACTGGGAGGAGGCCCCGCTCGCCCTCGGCGCCACCGAGACCGTCCCCCTGGTCTACGACTTCTGGGGCTTCCCCGAGCACTACTACCGGGTCCGCTACGAGGCCCCCGGCGCGCCCGCCCTCGCCGACTCCGTCCGCAAGATGCTGCGCCGCGCCGGCACCCCTGTGCAGGACGTGCCCGAGCGCGGCCTCGACCACGGCGCCTACGTGCCCCTCGTCGAGATGTACCCGGACGCCGGCATCCCGGTGCTCCAGATCTCCATGCCGACGCTCGACCCGGTCGAGCTCCTCGATATCGGCCGCCGCCTCGCCCCGCTGCGGGACGAGGGCGTGCTGATCGTCGGCAGCGGCTTCTTCACCCACAACCTCGCCGCCCTGCGGCACGGCGGGACGCCCGGCTGGTCCAGCGAGTTCGACGACTGGGGCCGCGAGGCCCTCGCCCACGCCGATGTGGACGCGCTGCTCGACTTCGAGAACAAGGCCCCGGCCGGCCGCCTCGCCCACCCCCGCACCGAGCACTTCGCCCCCCTCTTCGTGACCCTCGGTGCCTCGGAGGGCGAGCTGGGGACGGGGCGCAGCGTGATCGACGGCTTCTGGATGGGTCTGGCCAAGCGGTCCGTGCAGTTCGGCTGAGACGCGGCGCGGGACCGGAGGCCGGCGATACCGGTGAGGCCGGGGCGATGCCCGGAAAACGGCCGGGCATCGTCCGTGGACGAAGGGGAACCCTCCTGAGCAACCAGGAGGCGGCGGGGGCCGTCTTCCGGGGTGGGAGATCGACCGCGGACGGCGCTGTCCGGGGTGGATGCCGCGGTGCCGTACGTGACGGCCGTCTCACGCGCCCACCGGTCACCGGTGGACGCGAGGTCGTCGGATCACCCTCCGTGCCCGCTCTGACCTGCGCTTCGGTGGGAGGTCCGGTCGTCCCGTCTGCCCTGGTGGCCGGGCAGGGTACTGCATGATCACGGAAATCGATGCACCGCATGGGAATTCTGTCCGGATTCCAGTCGTTGTTTCCATCGGATGCAGGGCACCCGAAAGGGTGTCGCGACCTACTTTGCAAGGGAGCTCGCATGGCAACCCGTGCCGTCGCCCGTCGTCAGGCCGAGTCCGGAGGGACCGACAGGGCGGGCAGCGTTCGCGCCGTGGGCGGAGAGATCGCCGACCGCGACCTGGTCGGCATGTATCTCGACGAGATCGCGCGGACGCCACTGCTCGACGCCGCCAAGGAGGTCGAGCTTTCCCAGACCATCGAGGCGGGCGTCTACGCCCGTCAGATCCTGGACGGGGACGTGGAGAGCGAGGCCCAGGGGGCCACGCGTGAGGAGCTCGAGGCGCTCGCCGAGGCCGGTGAGCGCGCCAAGGACATCTTCATCCGCTCCAACCTGCGCCTCGTCGTCGCCGTGGCCCGGCGCTACCCGCGCAGCGGCCTGCCGCTCCTCGACCTGATCCAGGAGGGGAACGCGGGCCTGGTGCGCGCCGTCGAGAAGTTCGACTACGCGAAGGGCTTCAAGTTCTCGACCTACGCCACGTGGTGGATCCGCCAGGCGATCACCCGGTCCATAGCCGACCAGTCCCGCACCATCCGGCTCCCCGTCCACCTGGTGGAGGAGCTGGGCCGGATCCGCCGCGTCCAGCGCGAGTTCAACCGAGAGCACGGCAGGGACCCGGAGGCCGCCGAGGTGGCGGAGGAGCTGGGCTCCACCCCCGAGCGCGTCGTCGACGTGCTCGACTGGGCCCGTGACCCGGTCAGCCTGAACATGGGCGTGGACGACGCGGGCGAGACCCAGTTCGGCGACCTGCTGGAGGACACCTCGGCGGTCTCGCCCGAGCAGTCGGTGCTCACGCTGCTGCGCAGCGAGGAGCTCGACGGCCTGATCGGCAAGCTGGACAACCGCACCGCCTCGATCATCCGGATGCGCTACGGCATCGAGGACGGCCGGGAGCGCACGCTCACCGAGGTCGGCAAGGAGCACGGGCTGACCCGGGAGCGGATCCGCCAGATCGAGAAGCACGCGCTGCTGGAGCTGAAGAAGATGGCGCGCGACACGGGCTTCGACGCGGCGGCCTGATCTCCGGCCGCGCACGCCGGCCCGGCCCTGGCCGCGCCTGCCCCCCGGCAGGCGCCGACCACGACCGGGCGCCCGGTACGGCACCCGCCGGACCGGGCGCCGCCGTGTGCCGGGGCGCCGGCCCGACACCTGCCCGGCGGCGGCCTGCCCGCCGCGCGCACCGGACGGCACGCCCGGCCGGGCCCGGTGTTTGCGGACCGTCGTGAGCATCAGGCGAGTCACCCGGCCGGGCCCGGTGCCTGCCCGGACCGCCGCGCGTCTCAGGCGGTCGCCCGGCCGAGCCTGGTCGCCAGGCCCGCCATGTGCTCCCGCAGCGCGGGCGGCCCGTGCACGGTGAACTCGCAGTCCACCAGCGCCAGCCGCAGCGCCAGCCACTCCACCGAGTCCGCCGACCGGGTGCGCAGCCGGCAGGCGTTCTCGCCCGCGGGCACCGGCGCCCCGAGATGCTCGGGCAGCCGCGCCGCCACCTGCGGCGCCGGCGCGCGGAACGTCACGTCGATCTCGTGCTCCGGCTGCTGGCGCGACATGGTGTGACCGAGCAGCTCGGCCGCGTCGCCGACCGGAGCCGGCCGCGGGGTGAAGCGCGCCCCCGTCGCGAACGGCTCCGTCACCCGGTCCACCCGGAAGGTGCGCCAGTCCTCGCGCTGGAGGTCGAACGCGACCAGGTACCAGCGCCGCCCCGTGGAGACCAGCCGGTACGGCTCGACCAGCCGCTTGGTCTCGGCCCCGTCACCCGCCCGGTACGCGAAGCGCAGCCGCTCCTGGCCGGTGACCGTGCCCGCGATGGCCGTCAGGATGTGGGGGTCGATCGACGCGCCGTCGCCGCGGGCCAGCGGGAGCGTCGCCGCCTGGAGGGTGGCCACCCGGTGGCGCAGCCGGGACGGCAGCACCTGCTCCAGCTTCGCCAGCGCCCGTACCGATGCCTCCTCGATGCCCTCGATGGCGTGGCCGGCTCCGGCCCGCAGGCCGACGGCGATGGCGACCGCCTCCTCGTCGTCCAGCAGCAGGGGCGGCATGGCGGCCCCGGCGACCAGGCGGTAGCCGCCCACGGCGCCCTTGGTCGCCTCCACCGGGTAGCCGAGATCCCGCAGCCGGTCGATGTCGCGCCGGATCGTGCGCGGGCTGACCGTCAGCCGTTCGGCGAGCTCGCTCCCGGGCCACTCGCGCGGGGTCTGGAGGAGCGAGAGCAGATGCAGAAGTCGTGCCGGAGTGTCCGTCATGTCCCTCAGGATGCCCGTCATCTAGGCCGTGATCTGACCTATATGGCTTCCAGAATGCTCGTATGAGTTCACAGCAGGCACCCAAGCCCGCCGCGACGGGCGCGGCATCGGACCGCAGGCGATGGATCGCCCTCGCCATCGTCATGACCGCGGCGTTCATGGATCTGGTCGACGTCACGATCGTCAACATCGCCATCCCCAGCATCGAGCGCGACCTCGGGGCCTCCTTCGGCGCCATCCAGTGGATCACCGCCGGATACGCGCTCGCCTTCGCCGCCGGCCTGATCACCGGCGGCAGGCTCGGCGACATCTACGGACGCAGGCGCCTGTTCCTGACCGGCATCACCGCGTTCACCGTGGCCTCGGCGCTCTGCGGCTTCGCACCCAACTCGGAGATGCTCGTCGCAGCCCGGCTCCTCCAGGGCGCGTCGGCCGCGCTGATGGTGCCGCAGGTCCTGGCGATCGTGCACGTCACCTTCCCGGCGCACGAACGCGGCAAGGTGTTCGGACTCTTCGGCGCGATCGTCGGCCTCGGCGCCGTCTCCGGACCGCTTCTCGGCGCGCTGCTCACCCAGTGGAACCTCTTCGGCCTCGAATGGCGCCCGATCTTCCTGATCAACCTGCCGGTCGGCGTCGCCGCCCTGATCCTCGGCCGGAAGTACATCACCGAGTCCAAGGCGCCCCGCGCGCTCCGGCTGGACCTGGTCGGCGTCGCCCTGGTGACCCTCGCGCTGCTCATGCTGGTCTACCCGCTCACCCGCGGCCGCGAGCTGGACTGGCCGCTGTGGGGCCACCTCTGCATGGCGGGCAGCGTGCCGGTGTTCGCCGCGTTCGTCGTCTACGAGCGGTACAAGACCCGCAAGGACGGCTCCCCGCTGGTGGAACTGTCGCTGTTCCGGGTGAAGAGCTTCGCCGCCGGCATCGCCGTCCAGCTCACCTTCGGCATGGTGATGGGCATCTTCTTCCTGGTCTGGACGCTCTACATGCAGATCGGCCTCGGCTGGAGCCCGCTCAGGGCCGGTCTGACGGGCGTGCCGTTCTCCGTCGCGGTGTCGGCCGCCGCCGGCATGTCCGTCCAGCTCCTGGTGCCCCGCTTCGGGCGCAAGGTGCTCCAGGCGGGCGCGGCGACGATGGCCGCGGGCATGCTGCTCTACATCTGGGAGGCCGGCCGCTACGGCACCGCGATCCACTCGTGGCAGATGATGCTGCCGCTGGTCGTGATGGGCGTGGGCATGGGTCTGATCGTCGCGCCGCTGACCGACGCGGTGCTCTCGGAAGTGCCCCGGGAGCACGCCGGTTCGGCCTCCGGGCTCATCAACACCACCACGCAGATGGGCAACGCGCTGGGCCTCGGCCTGGTGTCCGTGGTCTTCTTCGGCGTGATCGACGAGGAGAAGCTCGCGCCGAGCGCCATGGGCCAGGCGTTCACCGACGCCTTCCAGAACTCGCTGTGGTGGGTGGTGGCGGTGCTGGGCGTCATCTTCGCGGTGATGTTCGCCCTGCCGGCCAAGCCGAAGCAGCACCTGGAGGCCGGTGCGGCCGACGAGCCGGAGAGCGGCGCCGGGGAAGCGGCCGGGGAGCGGCCCACCGAGCCGGAGCCTGCTCTCGCCCGCTGACCTCGCGCCGGTCGGTCCACCGGCACACCCGCCCGCCCGGCAGGCCCTCGGCCTGCCGGGCGGCGGCGCGTTTCACCGCGGGGTCAGCGCACCCGGGTGCGCAGTTCCATCGCCTCGCGGGCGGCCCGCTCGTCCTCGTAGACCTCGCACATGTGGCGGCCGTCGGGAGTCGCCGTGTGCTCGACCTCCCACAGGCTGGTCTCCGTGCCGTCGATCAGCAGGAAGGCGTGCTCGTAGAGGGTGAAGCCCGCGTCCTTGCCCAGCACGCGGTACTGGCGGCCGAAGACCTGGGTGATGTGGTGGGCGAACGCGGCCCGCAGCCGCCGGCCGGCCTCCTCCCCGGGGCGGTCCTCGTTCTCCGCCCGGCGCAGCACCCGGCGGGCGTGGTCCGCCGAGTCGTCGAGGACGTAGACCGGCGGGAGCGGCGGCGGGGGCGGCCCCATGAGCGAGGTGAGCAGTTCGAGGTCGGCGTCCATGTCGAAGCCGGTGGCGCCGAGGTCGTCGCCGAAGCCCGGGAAGCCCTCGGGCAGCCGGGACGCCGCGAGTCTGGCCTCGGACTCCTCCGCGTACAGCTCGTGCTGGTCGGCGCGGTCGCGCCCGGTGCTGTGCACCAGCTCCCACAGCGTCAGCGAGCCGCCGTCCCGCAGCAGGTAGGCGTGGCGGTACATGGACCGGTGCAGCCCCGCGGTGTGGTGCGAGAAGTGCAGCGAACTCACATGCGCCAGCGCCGAATCGAGACGCTCGACCATCGCGTCGGGCAGATCGAAGGAGTTGAGCGCCCGACCGAGGAGTCGCGCGAGATGAGCCCCGGTCGTCTCGTACGGATCGATGAGATCGTTCAAGAGGTGTCTCCAGGCCGTCGCCACACGTCACTTGCTGATTGCTAAACGTAGCGCTTGGGTCGGACAACGCGGTCAAGGTTCAGGTAAAACGACGGGGGACCCGG
This window contains:
- a CDS encoding DUF6227 family protein, which codes for MNDLIDPYETTGAHLARLLGRALNSFDLPDAMVERLDSALAHVSSLHFSHHTAGLHRSMYRHAYLLRDGGSLTLWELVHSTGRDRADQHELYAEESEARLAASRLPEGFPGFGDDLGATGFDMDADLELLTSLMGPPPPPLPPVYVLDDSADHARRVLRRAENEDRPGEEAGRRLRAAFAHHITQVFGRQYRVLGKDAGFTLYEHAFLLIDGTETSLWEVEHTATPDGRHMCEVYEDERAAREAMELRTRVR
- a CDS encoding MFS transporter, giving the protein MSSQQAPKPAATGAASDRRRWIALAIVMTAAFMDLVDVTIVNIAIPSIERDLGASFGAIQWITAGYALAFAAGLITGGRLGDIYGRRRLFLTGITAFTVASALCGFAPNSEMLVAARLLQGASAALMVPQVLAIVHVTFPAHERGKVFGLFGAIVGLGAVSGPLLGALLTQWNLFGLEWRPIFLINLPVGVAALILGRKYITESKAPRALRLDLVGVALVTLALLMLVYPLTRGRELDWPLWGHLCMAGSVPVFAAFVVYERYKTRKDGSPLVELSLFRVKSFAAGIAVQLTFGMVMGIFFLVWTLYMQIGLGWSPLRAGLTGVPFSVAVSAAAGMSVQLLVPRFGRKVLQAGAATMAAGMLLYIWEAGRYGTAIHSWQMMLPLVVMGVGMGLIVAPLTDAVLSEVPREHAGSASGLINTTTQMGNALGLGLVSVVFFGVIDEEKLAPSAMGQAFTDAFQNSLWWVVAVLGVIFAVMFALPAKPKQHLEAGAADEPESGAGEAAGERPTEPEPALAR